The following are from one region of the Gambusia affinis linkage group LG02, SWU_Gaff_1.0, whole genome shotgun sequence genome:
- the LOC122820520 gene encoding SUMO-interacting motif-containing protein 1-like translates to MDFRSCCYHFKAISKCLQISYISIHPSIQIKSPAGQPETNGTCYEALEVSSETNRTRYKALQVNPEANRTCYEALEVSRRRDSLRSPGGQLGDRQDSLRIPGGQPETDGTCYEALEVSRRRDSLRSPGGQLGDRQDSLRIPGGQPETDGTCYEALEVSRRRDSLRSPGGQLGDRQDLLQGPTGQPGGQRDSLRSPGGQPETNGTRYESLEVSRRPMGLATKPWRSVGDQQDLVCL, encoded by the exons ATGGA CTTTCGTTCGTGttgctatcattttaaagctaTTAGCAAGTGTTTACAGATATCGtatatttccatccatccatccattcagaTAAAAAGCCCTGCAGGTCAGCCGGAGACCAACGGGACTTgctacgaagccctggaggtcagctcGGAGACCAACAGAACTCGCTACAAGGCCCTGCAGGTCAACCCGGAGGCCAACAGGACTTgctacgaagccctggaggtcagccggAGACGggactcgctacgaagccctggaggtcagctcggagaccgacaggactcgctacgaattCCTGGAGGTCAGCCGGAGACCGACGGGACTTgctacgaagccctggaggtcagccggAGACGggactcgctacgaagccctggaggtcagctcggagaccgacaggactcgctacgaattCCTGGAGGTCAGCCGGAGACCGACGGGACTTgctacgaagccctggaggtcagccggAGACGggactcgctacgaagccctggaggtcagctcGGAGACCGACAGGACTTGCTACAAGGCCCTACAGGTCAACCTGGAGGCCAACGGGACTCActacgaagccctggaggtcagccggAGACCAACGGGACTCGCTACGAATCCCTGGAGGTCAGCCGGAGACCAATGggactcgctacgaagccctggaggtcagtcGGAGACCAACAGGACTTGGTATGCCTTTAG